The following proteins are encoded in a genomic region of Vanessa tameamea isolate UH-Manoa-2023 chromosome 4, ilVanTame1 primary haplotype, whole genome shotgun sequence:
- the LOC113394514 gene encoding ankyrin repeat domain-containing protein 39 isoform X1, with protein sequence MDHKSGCTHSNCNITTPNASVHQTLSEMDWERGIWNAAFSGDTDRVQLLIDKTNNILELVNSVDNSGYTALHYAARNGHDNICSLLLQYGAQINASTRSGKATALHRASAAGKENTVVLLIKSGAQLDIQDADGKTPLHKAAENQNPNIVKILLNACPKLRDMKDNKDNLAV encoded by the exons ATGGATCATAAAAGTGGTTGTACTCATTCAAATTGCAATATAACTACCCCAAATGCATCTGTGCACCAGACACTTTCAGAAATGGATTGGGAAAGGGGAATATGGAATGCAG cATTTTCAGGAGACACTGATAGAGTGCAATTATTGATtgacaaaacaaacaatattttggaACTTGTAAACAGTGTTGACAATTCTGGTTATACTGCACTACATTACGCTGCACGTAATGGACATgataatatatgtagtttacTTCTACAATATGGAGCACAAATCAATGCTTCGACTAGGAGTGGCAAAGCTACAGCTCTACACAGAGCATCTGCAGcag gGAAAGAGAATACAGTAGTTCTCCTTATTAAGAGTGGAGCACAGCTAGACATTCAAGATGCAGATGGTAAAACACCACTCCATAAAGCGGCAGAAAATCAAAATCCTAACATAgtgaaaattttactaaatgctTGTCCTAAATTAAGAGACATGAAGGATAATAAGGATAACTTGGCCgtttaa
- the LOC113394514 gene encoding ankyrin repeat domain-containing protein 39 isoform X2 codes for MDHKSGCTHSNCNITTPNASVHQTLSEMDWERGIWNAGDTDRVQLLIDKTNNILELVNSVDNSGYTALHYAARNGHDNICSLLLQYGAQINASTRSGKATALHRASAAGKENTVVLLIKSGAQLDIQDADGKTPLHKAAENQNPNIVKILLNACPKLRDMKDNKDNLAV; via the exons ATGGATCATAAAAGTGGTTGTACTCATTCAAATTGCAATATAACTACCCCAAATGCATCTGTGCACCAGACACTTTCAGAAATGGATTGGGAAAGGGGAATATGGAATGCAG GAGACACTGATAGAGTGCAATTATTGATtgacaaaacaaacaatattttggaACTTGTAAACAGTGTTGACAATTCTGGTTATACTGCACTACATTACGCTGCACGTAATGGACATgataatatatgtagtttacTTCTACAATATGGAGCACAAATCAATGCTTCGACTAGGAGTGGCAAAGCTACAGCTCTACACAGAGCATCTGCAGcag gGAAAGAGAATACAGTAGTTCTCCTTATTAAGAGTGGAGCACAGCTAGACATTCAAGATGCAGATGGTAAAACACCACTCCATAAAGCGGCAGAAAATCAAAATCCTAACATAgtgaaaattttactaaatgctTGTCCTAAATTAAGAGACATGAAGGATAATAAGGATAACTTGGCCgtttaa
- the LOC113394516 gene encoding uncharacterized protein LOC113394516 → METKGSQNVSACNLASVPIAEDGVIYIAIKGSLHASDCSVFGLGNEEIKAITKKFPGSGSNVVNGVMIKANVLQAINALCQLGYKIVCSTGEAEITWTLQRDI, encoded by the coding sequence ATGGAAACAAAGGGCAGCCAAAATGTTTCAGCCTGTAACTTGGCAAGCGTTCCAATAGCAGAAGATGGTGTTATTTATATAGCCATCAAAGGTTCTCTCCATGCTAGTGATTGCTCGGTGTTTGGTTTAGGTAACGAAGAGATAAAAGCCATTACTAAAAAATTTCCTGGTTCTGGTTCTAATGTTGTTAATGGAGTCATGATAAAAGCAAATGTACTACAAGCCATAAATGCTTTGTGTCAATTGggatataaaattgtatgtagtACTGGGGAAGCCGAGATCACTTGGACTCTTCAAAgagatatttaa